The region AGACGGATCCTTCATTCAAAAGATGCAGTCACCAACCCACCCAATCGCCATGACCATGGGCACAACTTCAGTTGCTCCAAATGCAGAGCCCACAATGACAAAAGCCTCTGCAACACTTACCCTTGGAACCGCGGAGCTGGAGACTGACTTTGTCTTGCAAATCATCGCAAAGAACACTGGAACCCCAAAAGCCATCATCGAGAACCATCCGACCATCGCCAATCACAGAGCTCTGATGGCTACTCTAGTACCAAAGTTCTCACTTCGCCCTGAAACCCCCGAGATCGTGTTCGTATGCGATCGCAGCGGAAGCATGCAAACCGCAATAGATCTTGCCAAACAAGCACTCCAGGTTTTCTTAAAATCGCTTCCCATTGGTGTCAAGTTCAACATATGTTCTTTCGGCAACACGCACTCTTTCCTTTGGCCTAAGAGCGTCACATATAGTCAAGAGACGCTTGACCTGGCTATCAATCATGTGAATAGCATGACGGCTAATTATGGCGGCACAGAGATGCTACAGCCACTGCAAGCAACGATCGAGAATCGATACAAAGACATGGCGCTTGACATCATGTTGCTCACCGACGGCGAGATCTGGCGCCAACAACAACTCTTCTCATACCTCAATCAATCCGTTTTGGAAAGTAAGGATCCAATCCGGGTCTTCACTTTGGGAGTTGGAATGGGAGTATCGCATGCGCTCATCGAAGGTATAGCCAAAGCAGGAAATGGCTTCTCGCAGACAGTTGGCGATGGCGAGAAGATGGATAAGAAGATTGTCCGAATGTTGAAGGGAGCGTTATCTCCGCATATTACCGACTACACTCTCGAAGTCAAGTACGGTAACAGGGACCTGTCGAAACCTCCTAGCGATGATGATATGGATGATTTCGAGATCATTGAGAAGGTTGTTGATAGTCTCAAGGTGAAGCTCGATCTAGAGGAAGAGGAAACAGGCCCTGAGAAGACTGTGAGTTTGAGTCCACGAAGCATGCAAAGTATTTTCACTTACAATGGCCAGCAACAACCCATATCCCTATTCGATCCGGCCGCTGATCCCGATGAAGAGGGTCCTGTAGCACACGATGAGACGGGTGAACAACGATACGCGCACCTCCCCAGTATTCCTGTACCAAAGATTATACAAGCGCCACAGCAGATACCTTCACTATTTGCTTTCAACAGAACGACAGTATATCTCCTGTTGGACCCCGAAGCTCTGCAAGCAACACCTCAGTCTGTTATTCTACGCGGAACGAGCGTCCAAGGACCGCTTGAGCTCGAGATTCCTATCCAGATTCTCGATACACCCGGTGAAACCATCCATCAACTTGCCGCCAAGAAAGCCATTTCCGAGCTGGAACAAGGCCGCGGATGGACTTCACAAGCGAAAGATGAATCAGACGTTCTAATCAAGACGAAGTTCGAAGGTCGCTATGAAAACATGGTTGAACGAGAGGCTGTACGATTGGGCGTGCAGTTTCAGGTTGGCGGGAAATGGTGTTCCTTTGTTGCCGTAGAGGCGAAGAAGGGCGGTGCTGAAGAGCAGGATAGTAAAACTAAGGACTGGGAGTGGCTAGAAGACGAGCCTGTTGTGAACCCGCAATCTCAGCAACATCAAGTCTTTAACCCTTTCCCCCGCAATTCCGGAACGGGTCCCATGAACCAGCCATCACCAAGCCTATTCGCACAGCGATCTAGTGGGCCAACACAACCCATGGTTAGCAACGCTCCTGTCGCCTCCTGTATGCTGTTCGGCTCTGCTCCTACCGCCGCGCAATCTGCCACTCAAGTAGCACAACAACATCAGGTGCATAACATTAGTTCTTGGCTATTCGGTGCTCCACCCAGTAACACTTACGCTACCATGATTGATGCTGCAGCATGTTATGACCCAACCATCACTGACGACTTTTTCGGCTCCTCTAGTCCTTCCACGCATGCTTCTGTGCAGCAATCAAACAGCGCCTTTCATTCTGTGCAACCTGCTAGTCAGCTAATTGGTGCTTCGGGAAGTCACTCTAGCAATTCAGCTGCTTTTGGGCAGGCAGCGAGCTCCGGGGCCAATAGCTCCGGTGCGTCGTATGCTATGAATCACTCAGGTCCGCAGCAACAACCGAAAAGCCATGCTCAAACTTTGCAAGACTATCAGATGGGACTCATGGTACTCCACC is a window of Pyrenophora tritici-repentis strain M4 chromosome 2, whole genome shotgun sequence DNA encoding:
- a CDS encoding von Willebrand domain containing protein; translation: MFQHQSVSHYTSGLYYRGQPNGWRQEKNFLPQVQMEAHATILTTTSRTVLTQTFVNPSTEKGIRECRYMFPLYNGLPDASDVFTTTVGNIPPRAKVVIKITYLGELKHDMEVDGIRFTIPTFICPRYGSYPGVLRTTPATNAMGGSISITVDAEMADGSFIQKMQSPTHPIAMTMGTTSVAPNAEPTMTKASATLTLGTAELETDFVLQIIAKNTGTPKAIIENHPTIANHRALMATLVPKFSLRPETPEIVFVCDRSGSMQTAIDLAKQALQVFLKSLPIGVKFNICSFGNTHSFLWPKSVTYSQETLDLAINHVNSMTANYGGTEMLQPLQATIENRYKDMALDIMLLTDGEIWRQQQLFSYLNQSVLESKDPIRVFTLGVGMGVSHALIEGIAKAGNGFSQTVGDGEKMDKKIVRMLKGALSPHITDYTLEVKYGNRDLSKPPSDDDMDDFEIIEKVVDSLKVKLDLEEEETGPEKTQQPISLFDPAADPDEEGPVAHDETGEQRYAHLPSIPVPKIIQAPQQIPSLFAFNRTTVYLLLDPEALQATPQSVILRGTSVQGPLELEIPIQILDTPGETIHQLAAKKAISELEQGRGWTSQAKDESDVLIKTKFEGRYENMVEREAVRLGVQFQVGGKWCSFVAVEAKKGGAEEQDSKTKDWEWLEDEPVVNPQSQQHQVFNPFPRNSGTGPMNQPSPSLFAQRSSGPTQPMVSNAPVASCMLFGSAPTAAQSATQVAQQHQVHNISSWLFGAPPSNTYATMIDAAACYDPTITDDFFGSSSPSTHASVQQSNSAFHSVQPASQLIGASGSHSSNSAAFGQAASSGANSSGASYAMNHSGPQQQPKSHAQTLQDYQMGLMVLHQDNPRRLKMTKMKDASPPNMRRGVSDLHMGWEDPKTSTFAHSSAPTLPPFTSPVAVVAPVVALIGEPLLHHLISLQTFAGSWAYDSSLFKCLGLDETTVKSRIPTGVNQTAFATALVIAVFEERLGEWEGSWELIVEKARALLESKVGGTARAEEIIERAKEVLKN